A section of the Engraulis encrasicolus isolate BLACKSEA-1 chromosome 8, IST_EnEncr_1.0, whole genome shotgun sequence genome encodes:
- the bmp16 gene encoding bone morphogenetic protein 16, producing the protein MFPASLLVLLMILLLPHASSGRQGQGDVDWPPLQLEPSSSSSSSSSSSSPSSSSSASSLPEEDDSSPPPPPPSPSLAQTIQNLLLSRLGLQSRPDPRPGGTAAVPQYLLDLYRFHSQQYHLIQDPHFSYPSQHVQGANTVRSFQHTDTRDPEQDSSSNEAAERVFISFNVSSIPEDESIVSAELRFLRGPLGAGPNEGPHTVSLYLSRGHDDPRPRLLESRRVTRPDALTSHRTALWETFTLASELFGQRDLQEWPESLTFLLEVAAEDDGPAAGGGHDSRKVLEENSGQSGENKGDAGRQSRLRVRREAGQDESSWAHQRPLLVTYSHDGRGQPLIPRSKRIPPVGGRGSKRGAGRKGREGKGGGRGGGDRERERSSDRGRDRNRDRERTRDRDSHLDSGSPESSDWRGHGAGGGDSWWSSDRGRVKRNNGRRAAKLKHMARARCRRHPLYVDFKDVGWNKWIVAPSGYDAFFCLGECRFPLADHMNSSSHAMVQTLVNSVNGAVPKACCVPTDLSPIAMLYLDQHERVVLKNYQDMVVEGCGCR; encoded by the exons ATGTTCCCTGCTAGCCTCCTGGTGCTCCTGATGATCCTGCTGCTACCTCACGCCTCGTCGGGTCGCCAGGGGCAGGGGGATGTTGACTGGCCTCCACTGCAGCTAgaaccttcatcatcatcatcatcatcatcatcatcatcatcaccatcatcctcatcatcagccTCATCATTGCCTGAGGAAGACGATTCatcgccaccacctccacctccatcgccATCGCTGGCCCAGACCATCCAGAACCTGCTCCTCAGCCGCCTGGGCCTGCAGTCACGCCCGGACCCCCGGCCCGGAGGCACCGCTGCCGTGCCCCAGTACCTGCTGGACCTGTACCGCTTCCACTCGCAGCAGTACCACCTGATCCAGGACCCGCACTTCAGCTACCCTAGCCAGCATGTGCAGGGCGCCAACACCGTGCGCAGCTTCCAGCACACAG ATACCAGAGACCCTGAGCAGGACTCCTCCTCCAATGAGGCAGCAGAACGGGTCTTCATCTCCTTCAACGTGTCGTCCATCCCCGAAGACGAGAGCATCGTGTCAGCTGAGCTGCGCTTCCTGCGCGGGCCCCTGGGCGCGGGCCCCAACGAGGGCCCCCACACCGTCAGCCTGTACCTCTCCAGGGGCCACGACGACCCCCGGCCCCGCCTGCTGGAGTCCCGCCGGGTGACTCGGCCGGATGCCCTCACCTCTCACCGCACAGCATTATGGGAAACCTTCACCCTGGCCAGCGAGCTGTTTGGCCAGAGGGATCTCCAGGAGTGGCCCGAGAGTTTGACCTTTCTGCTGGAGGTTGCCGCAGAGGATGATGgtcctgctgctggtggtggccaTGACTCCAGGAAGGTCCTGGAGGAGAACAGTGGACAGTCTGGGGAGAACAAGggtgatgcaggcaggcagagccgcctgagggtgaggagagaggccGGGCAGGATGAGAGCAGCTGGGCTCACCAGCGGCCCCTGCTGGTGACGTATAGTCACGACGGCCGAGGGCAGCCGCTGATCCCTCGCAGCAAGCGGATTCCCCCGGTAGGAGGACGGGGGTCaaagagaggagcagggaggaagGGACGCGAGGGCAAAGGTGGAgggcgtggtggtggtgacagGGAGCGCGAACGCAGTTCAGACAGAGGTCGAGACCGCAACCGAGACCGAGAGCGCACTCGCGACCGAGACTCGCACCTCGATTCTGGCTCGCCGGAGTCCTCGGACTGGCGTGGTCACGGCGCTGGCGGCGGCGACAGCTGGTGGTCGTCGGACCGCGGCCGCGTCAAGCGCAACAACGGCCGGCGCGCCGCCAAGCTGAAGCACATGGCGCGCGCCCGCTGCCGGCGCCACCCGCTCTACGTGGACTTCAAGGACGTGGGCTGGAACAAGTGGATCGTGGCGCCCAGCGGCTACGACGCCTTCTTCTGCCTGGGCGAGTGCCGCTTCCCGCTGGCCGACCACATGAACTCCTCCAGCCACGCCATGGTGCAGACGCTGGTCAACTCGGTCAACGGCGCCGTGCCCAAGGCCTGCTGCGTACCCACCGACCTCAGCCCCATCGCCATGCTCTACCTGGACCAGCATGAGCGTGTGGTGCTCAAGAACTACCAGGACATGGTGGTGGAGGGCTGCGGCTGCCGGTAG